One Aphidius gifuensis isolate YNYX2018 linkage group LG5, ASM1490517v1, whole genome shotgun sequence genomic region harbors:
- the LOC122858216 gene encoding muscle calcium channel subunit alpha-1 isoform X7 yields MSTGDGTKLSGPGIGNGARASFNNPTVGVNNNVAPQNNDGQSVMVKTPQVQTQTQAQTTTTTNAAAAAAAAAAKRPARRAKPPPDRPVRALFCLPLKNPVRKLCIDVVEWKPFEWLILMTIFANCVALAVYTPYPCGDSNQTNMILEKIEYIFLVIFTVECVMKIIAYGFVAHQGAYLRNGWNMLDFTIVVIGMISTILQLFMQEGFDVKALRAFRVLRPLRLVSGVPSLQVVLNSILRAMVPLLHIALLVLFVIIIYAIIGLELFSGKMHKTCRNNKTGETMEDPHPCGDSGFQCSSIGPEYTCSRQYWEGPNWGITNFDNFGLAMLTVFQCVTLEGWTDVLYDIEDAMGSTWQWIYFVSMVILGAFFVMNLILGVLSGEFSKEREKAKARGDFHKLREKQQIEDDLRGYLDWITQAEDIEPEADNGKQQTQDGKQKQQNEMESTDRLEGDDDNNQQESVWKRKRRDLDRINRRMRRSCRKAVKSQGFYWLIIGLVFLNTSVLATEHYRQPDWLDLFQEYTNMFFIALFTMEMILKMYSLGFQGYFVSLFNRFDCFVVVGSITEMVLTNTELMPPLGVSVLRCVRLLRVFKVTKYWRSLSNLVASLLNSIQSIASLLLLLFLFIVIFALLGMQVFGGKFNFDDLQDKTRSNFDSFWQSLLTVFQILTGEDWNAVMYVGIRAYGGVATHGILACIYFIILFICGNYILLNVFLAIAVDNLADAESLTAIEKEAEEQEAEQNRSHSGTPENDEELSGECDRDDRDEGDITSGEEEEEEEEEEEDPGTDIEQYRNENLNEEGSGKDGIKDGHKVRINIEPYEHGYDNYNGDDNDDEDYDDPLDGEVSARPRRMSEYNTANAKQPIPEGTSLFLFSQNNRFRVFCHWFCNHSNFSNFILVCIMVSSGMLAAEDPLDALSERNQVLNRFDYFFTAVFTIEISLKVIAYGFVLHNGAFCRSAFSLLDLVVVCVSLISMAWRSSAISFIKILRVLRVLRPLRAINRAKGLKHVVQCVIVAVKTIGNIVLVTSLLQFVFAVIGVQLFKGKFFACNDESKMTETECHGTYLVYEEGNINRPVVKERVWKRNRFHFDDVAKAMLTLFTVSTFEGWPSLLYTSIDSNHENFGPIYNFRPIIAAYYIIYIIIIAFFMVNIFVGFVIVTFQNEGEQEYKNCELDKNQRNCIEFALKAKPVRRYIPKHRIQYKVWWFVTSQPFEYTIFTLIIINTITLAMKFYNQPDPYTHALDVLNMIFTAVFALEFVFKLAAFRFKNYFGDAWNVFDFIIVLGSFIDIVYSEVNPGSNIISINFFRLFRVMRLVKLLSRGEGIRTLLWTFIKSFQALPYVALLIVMLFFIYAVIGMQVFGKIALDNETDINRNNNFQTFPQAVLILFRSATGESWQNIMLDCSYRPNEVKCDPKSDERTAPSCGNDIAFPYFISFYVLCSFLIINLFVAVIMDNFDYLTRDWSILGPHHLDEFIRLWSEYDPDAKGRIKHLDVVTLLRKISPPLGFGKLCPHRVACKRLVSMNMPLNSDGTVLFNATLFAVVRTSLRIKTEGNIDDANSQLRAIIKKIWKRTNSKLLDQVVPPPGVDDEVTVGKFYATFLIQDYFRRFKKRKELELKEGDKDCHNTVTLQAGLRTLHEAGPELKRAISGNLEELLDDNPEPMHRRNHSLFGSVWSSMRRGHHRAKSLKALTQNNAPKISPTNSIDFLPYASVQKSAGVDGNQVTARSHQVVPNVTGVSGSALDRTPIEENIPMRPLAMFVNNSTMQPSNFQNPYKVLDGPDSVNYLHPGNEYVTWTGDSNGIYGSERLTHSLPGSPADRKPTFEVIGSAESLVGRVLVEQGLGKYCDPDFVRNTSREMQEALDMTREEMDRAAHLLLQERQPLTFQLQQNIDQQWNQGPREVIYEQLREQLPSLDNSQGVQQPRKVFRDQQPLS; encoded by the exons ATGAGCACGGGTGATGGCACAAAATTGTCGGGTCCCGGCATTGGAAACGGGGCCCGTGCTAGTTTTAATAATCCAACAGTTGGTGTTAATAACAATGTGGCACCACAAAATAATGACGGTCAAAGTGTTATGGTTAAAACACCACAAGTACAAACGCAAACACAAgcacaaacaacaacaacaacaaatgcaGCAgctgcagcagcagcagcagcagctaAAAGACCAGCAAGAAGAGCTAAACCACCACCAGATAGACCAGTTAGAGCATTATTTTGTTTACCACTTAAAAATCCAGTTAGAAAATTATGTATTGATGTTGTTGAATGGAAACCATTTGAATGGCTTATACTTATGACAATATTTGCAAATTGTGTTGCATTGGCAGTATATACACCATATCCATGTGGTGATTCAAATCAAACAAATatgatattagaaaaaattgaatatatatttcttgttATATTTACTGTCGAATgtgttatgaaaataatagcaTATGGTTTTGTTGCACATCAAGGTGCATATTTACGTAATGGTTGGAATATGCTTGATTTtacaattgttgttattggtaTGATTAGTacaatattacaattatttatgcaAGAAGGTTTTGATGTTAAAGCATTACGTGCATTTAGAGTATTACGTCCATTACGTTTAGTATCTGGTGTACCAAGTTTACAAGTTGTacttaattcaattttacgtGCCATGGTGCCTCTATTACATATTgcattattagtattatttgttataataatatatgcaaTAATTGgtcttgaattattttctgGTAAAATGCATAAAACatgtagaaataataaaactggtgAAACAATGGAAGATCCACATCCATGTGGTGATAGTGGTTTTCAATGTAGTTCAATTGGTCCAGAGTATACATGTAGTCGTCAATATTGGGAAGGACCAAATTGGGGTATAactaattttgataattttggaTTAGCAATGTTAACGGTATTTCAATGTGTTACACTTGAAGGTTGGACAGATGTATTATATGATATTGAAGATGCAATGGGTAGTACATGGCAATGGatatattttgtatcaatGGTTATACTTGGTGcattttttgttatgaatttaattcttGGTGTTTTATctggtgaattttcaaaagaaagagaaaaagcTAAAGCAAGAGgtgattttcataaattacgtgaaaaacaacaaattgaaGATGATTTACGTGGTTATTTAGATTGGATAACACAAGCTGAAGATATTGAACCAGAAGCTGATAATGGTAAACAACAAACACAAGATggtaaacaaaaacaacaaaatgaaatggAAAGTACTGATAGACTTGaaggtgatgatgataataatcaacaagaaTCAGTATGGAAAAGAAAACGTCGTGATCTTGATAGAATTAATAGAAGAATGAGAAGATCATGTAGAAAAGCTGTTAAATCACAAGGTTTTTATTGGCTTATTATTGgtcttgtatttttaaatacaagtgTACTTGCTACTGAACATTATCGTCAACCAGATTGGCttgatttatttcaagaaTATACAAATATGTTTTTCATTGCATTATTTACCATggaaatgatattaaaaatgtatagtTTAGGATTTCAAGGATAttttgtatcattatttaatcgttttgattgttttgttgttgttggatcAATTACTGAAATGGTTTTAACAAATACTGAATTAATGCCACCATTGGGTGTATCTGTACTTCGTTGTGTTCGTTTACTACGAGTATTTAAAGTAACAAA ATATTGGCGATCATTATCAAATCTTGTGGCATCACTTTTAAATTCTATACAATCAATTGCATCTCTGcttcttcttttatttctttttattgttatttttgctCTTTTAGGAATGcag GTATTTGgaggaaaatttaattttgatgatttacaaGATAAAACAAGAAGTAATTTTGATAGTTTTTGGCAAAGTTTATTAACagtatttcaaatattaactGGTGAAGATTGGAATGCAGTTATGTATGTTGGAATACGTGCATATGGTGGTGTTGCAACTCATGGAATACTtgcttgtatttattttataatattatttatttgtggtaattatatattactaaATGTCTTTTTGGCTATTGCTGTTGATAATTTGGCTGATGCAGAATCATTAACTGCCATTGAAAAAGAAGCTGAAGAACAAGAAGCTGAACAAAATAGATCACACAGTGGTACACCAGAAAATGATGAAGAGCTAAGTGGTGAATGTGATAGAGATGATAGAGATGAAGGTGATATAACAAGTGgcgaagaagaagaagaagaagaagaggaaGAAGAAGATCCAGGAACTGATATTGAACAGTAcagaaatgaaaatttaaatgaagaaGGATCTGGTAAAGATGGAATTAAAGATGGTCATAAAGttagaataaatattgaacCATATGAGCATggttatgataattataatggtgatgataatgatgatgaagattatGATGATCCATTAGATGGTGAAGTATCAGCAAGACCACGTAGAATGTCAGAATATAATACAGCAAATGCTAAACAACCAATACCAGAAGGAACATCATTGTTTCTattttcacaaaataataGATTTCGTGTATTTTGTCATTGGTTTTGTAATCAcagtaatttttcaaattttattcttgTATGTATCATGGTATCATCTGGTATGCTTGCTGCTGAGGATCCACTTGATGCACTATCTGAAAGAAATCAA GTTTTAAATCgtttcgattatttttttactgctGTATTTaccattgaaatatcattgaAAGTTATTGCATATGGTTTTGTACTTCATAATGGTGCATTTTGTCGATCAGCATTTAGTTTATTGgatcttgttgttgtttgtgTTTCATTAATTTCCATGGCTTGGAg gtcAAGTGCCATATCTTTCATAAAAATTCTTCGAGTTCTACGTGTGTTGAGGCCTCTACGTGCAATCAATCGAGCCAAGGGTCtcaag CACGTAGTTCAGTGCGTCATCGTAGCGGTTAAGACGATCGGAAACATAGTCCTTGTCACCAGTCTTTTGCAGTTCGTCTTCGCCGTTATTGGCGTTCAACTTTTTAAG GGAAAATTTTTTGCGTGCAATGATGAATCCAAGATGACAGAAACAGAATGCCA TGGTACATATTTGGTTTATGAAGAAGGAAATATTAATAGACCAGTTGTCAAAGAAAGAGTATGGAAAAGAAATAGATTTCACTTTGATGATGTTGCCAAAGCTATGCTCACTCTTTTTACTGTTTCGACTTTCGAAGGTTGGCCCAg cctTTTGTATACCTCAATTGACTCAAACCATGAAAATTTCGGTCCAATTTACAATTTTCGTCCGATAATTGCAGcttattacataatttatataattattattgcatttttcatggtaaatatatttgtggGTTTCGTTATTGTGACATTTCAAAATGAAGGTGAACAAGAATACAAAAATTGTGAGCTTGATAAAAACCAG CGTAACTGCATTGAATTTGCACTGAAAGCAAAGCCTGTTCGACGGTACATACCAAAACATAGGATTCAATATAAAGTTTGGTGGTTCGTCACTTCTCAACCATTTGAGTATACAATATTCACTCTCATCATCATAAACACAATAACACTGGccatgaaattttataatcaaccTGATCCATACACTCATGCTCTTGATGTACTTAATATGATCTTCACTGCAGTATTTGCACTTGAATTTGTCTTCAAACTTGCTGCTTTTCGTTTTAAA AATTATTTTGGAGATGCCTGGAATGTCTTTGACTTTATAATAGTTTTGGGAAGTTTCATCGATATTGTATACTCAGAAGTTAAC cctggttcaaatataatatcaataaatttttttcgactATTTCGTGTAATGCGTCTTGTTAAATTACTGAGTCGTGGTGAAGGAATTAGAACATTATTATGGACTTTTATTAAGTCATTTCAAGCATTGCCATATGTTGCATTACTTATTGTCAtgctgttttttatatatgcagTTATTGGAATGCaagtttttggaaaaattgcACTTGATAATGAAACGGATatcaatagaaataataattttcaaacgTTTCCTCAAGctgtattgatattatttagatCAGCAACAg gTGAATCATGGCAAAATATTATGTTGGATTGTTCATATCGTCCAAATGAAGTCAAGTGTGATCCAAAATCAGATGAACGAACAGCACCAAGTTGTGGAAATGACATTGCATTTCCATATTTTATATCTTTCTATGTTCTCTGTTCATTTTTG attataaatttatttgttgctgTTATAATGgataattttgattatctTACACGTGATTGGTCAATACTTGGACCTCATCatcttgatgaatttataagaTTATGGTCAGAATATGATCCTGATGCTAAAGGACGCATTAAACATTTAGATGTTGTAACATTATTACGTAAAATATCACCACCACTTGGTTTTGGTAAACTTTGTCCACATCGTGTTGCTTGTAAAAGACTTGTATCAATGAATATGCCATTAAATAGTGATGGAACTGTATTATTTAATGCAACATTATTTGCTGTTGTTAGAACATCATTGAGAATTAAAACAGAAGGAAATATTGATGATGCTAATTCACAATTACGtgctattattaaaaaaatatggaaacgTACTAATTCAAAATTACTTGATCAAGTTGTACCACCACctggtgttgatgatgaagTTACAGTTGGTAAATTTTATGCAACTTTTCTTATACAAGATTATTTTAGACGTTTTAAAAAACGTAAAGAATTGGAATTAAAAGAAGGTGACAAAGATTGTCACAATACAGTTACATTACAAGCTGGATTGAGAACATTGCATGAAGCTGGTCCAGAATTAAAACGTGCAATATCTGGAAATCTTGAAGAATTACTTGATGATAATCCTGAGCCAATGCATCGA cgTAATCATTCATTATTTGGAAGTGTTTGGTCAAGCATGAGAAGAGGTCATCATCGAGCAAAGTCATTAAAAGCACTTACTCAAAATAATGCTCCAAAAATATCACCAacaaattcaattgatttcCTGCCATATGCATCTGTTCAAAAATCAGCTGGAGTTGATGGTAATCAAGTTACTGCTAGATCTCATCAAGTTGTACCAAATGTAACAGG AGTTTCAGGCAGTGCACTAGACCGAACACCCATTGAAGAAAATATACCAATGAGACCACTTGCAATGTTTGTCAATAACTCAACCATGCAGCCATCAAATTTCCAAAATCCTTACAAAGTTTTAGA TGGCCCAGATAGCGTCAATTATCTACATCCGGGTAACGAGTACG TTACATGGACCGGTGATAGTAATGGAATTTATGGCTCGGAAAGATTAACTCACAGTTTACCAGGTAGTCCTGCTGATAGAAAGCCAACTTTTGAAGTTATTGGAAGTGCCGAGAGTCTAGTTGGTCGA gtTTTAGTTGAACAAGGACTTGGAAAATATTGTGATCCTGATTTTGTTAGAAACACATCACGTGAAATGCAAGAAGCACTTGATATGACACGTGAAGAAATGGATAGAGCTGCACATTTATTACTACAAGAACGTCAACCATTGACATTTCAATTGCAACAAAATATTGATCAACAATGGAATCAAGGACCAAGAGAAGTTATTTATGAACAATTACGTGAACAACTACCATCGTTAGATAATTCACAAGGTGTTCAACAACCACGAAAAGTATTCCGTGATCAACAACCATTATCttag